The genomic stretch GGCATGTCTGTATGTCTTCAGCATAATCCCCTGTTTTCACTCACTACATCTTTTTGAAACATGAGCATTTTGGATTGAAATTCTGCTTGTTCCCTCATAAAAATGAATCTTCTTGAGCAGGTCAGAGCAGAATGCTGGCACCTCTTATTGAATTATGGAGGAATGATTAGAAGAAACAGTGTTCCCCACAATTGCCCCCCACCATTCACCACAGTTTTTGATATGATGAATGAAATACAGCTGGCATTTGACACGCAAAGCTTGTCAGAGGCATAATTCTCTGGAAGCATGTgcatttgttacatttttttgaGGTGAAGATCAGTAAGTTGTTTATATCCACATTTTGAAGTGTGCCTATCATAACACAAATtaaatgaacaataaaaaaaattaaaatatatccaATCATAAATAAGACAGGACTGAATACCAGCAGTGACACAAAGAGCACTCCCCAGTGGGCATCATAAGAGTCCATCCTCACCCCACCCATCCTTTCAGGAAGAGCCTGGGTAAATAGAAAGGCTTTCTAAGAGTGCAGAAGGTCAACAAATGCATCTTCTGTAGACTGAGTCTGGTGGTGAAATTTGTCATCAAGGATGTTTTACTGACATCCTCCATCTGCCATCAATTTGGAGATACATAAGTCAACAGATGTCACTTCAACTGCTGTGGTGTTAGGTAATGAAGGGTGAAGGTCTTGGAAGTAGGACAGGCTGCAAGTGGAGGTGCAGCAGTTTGATACAGGATGAATGTTCTCATTTGCTGGTGTGGACCATGGAGAAAAACAATCTGTAATAGATGTAAAGGCTTTGAGATAAAAGAGCATGCTGAATAGATACAGTTGCATCTAATTGAGGTACATGTTGGGAGGACAATGCTATGAATGGAAGGTGTTTTTGCAAGTaagggaaaagaaagacagaCTGGCATTTCAGTGAATCATGTAGCAAATAAGAGACAAATCTGGGCTGCCTGTTTAAGTTAAAAATCTAGTCTTAAAGGCTTTTGTTCTGTTTGGAAATTTTTCACCTACTTCTGACACCCTTGAGGGGTGGAGTCAAAGCTCAGATCCAGAAGTTGTCTTCTCCCTGCCTCCTCTAGAATGGAGTAGTGTGATCCAGCTTAAATTAGACAttgtagtgtttttttttttctacccctgTGAAAAATGTAGTTTACAATTCATCTAGGGAAGATAGTGCTACAAATAATTAAGTTTCTCTTTAATCAGAATATACACTGTTTAGAACAGGGACCGGATATTCCCCTATCTTTATAAAATTCTTGTTGTAGAAGGCCCCTGAGCTTGATCAGGAAATTTCAGTGCTATCATAATTtagacaataataataataataataataataataataataataataataataataatgatgtaTTAGTACTGGGCAAGAAACTCTAAAACCAAAGTGCCTTAGATAATGTTTGAACTAATTTATGGTTTCAAGTCAGAACCAGTTGAAGCTGGATTGTATGAAATGGTTTCAGTCCCATAATCACCCTAGCTGTTACCAAGTTTCTTACTGAGTTATAACTTTATTTAAATTCAGTGCTTGATGTAAAATAGAGAGGGTGACAAATCTCTCTGAAGAAGTTCTGAGGCAGATGGCCTCATCACCTATATTCCCAATCCATCAGAATTATTTTCCCACTCTAGGCTGTAGAGTCCCTCCATTCAGTCTGAGGGTAACATTTTAGACTTACTCAAACAATCAGGAGATTTGATGTTGACTTTGTCAGGTTTGAGATTTCAGTCCTGGAGATATAAATCTGTCCTACCTGCTCAACAGGGCAGAGCATCTGTTGTTACTTGTTATCCCTACCTAGCGTGGTGGGAAATGTCCTCTCACATAGTTGAGATACTCAGTCTCCTGTACTTGAGTTGTGCTGTGTGGGAAGTATGATAGATGCAGCACTAATGCTTTACTAGAACAACTTATCAATAACACACAGAGGTTGCACTTTTCTCATGTCAGAAACATAGAGAAGGTAACAGGAGAAGCAGCTAACActctgctattttttatttttaattattttttattttagttgatGTTTAGACCAAGAGTGTGTTATCTTTGGTAACAAGGTGTAGGACAGTTTCCAAGTAATCATCTTTTCATCTGAATATTTAATAAGAGGTGTCACCTATCAGAAGGCTTGGCATACCTCTTGGTGatcatgctgtgctgtgctttcaTTGCCTGAGATAGCTGGAACGGCTAACTGCAGAGGGAGACTTGCCTGCAAAGATTTTGAACAGTTATGCAGAAGGTGACAAATGGATATAAGGTTACTTTAATTTACTTGTGGGGTGTGTATGCATGCTGGGCAACAAGGCTGTTCTCCAAGGGTGGAGAAACACAGACCAGTGTGGATCATTGGATTTCCATCTGTCTGATATACAGAGCTGAAATCTTGGAGTCATACTTTCGTATTACTAATTTATTTGTGGTCTAAAGAATGTCAAAAGATGCAGGCAAGTGGAAGATAAGCTCTGAAGAACTCCCAGATTGATTTTGCTTGTGATGGGTAGCTAGGGAGAGGTGTAACAGTGGGAAAGTGAGGGTCAGTCTTCCCACTTCTAGTGGAGGGTGCATGAATTCATGGGTCTGCCTGTGGTTTACTTTCTGTGTGAAATTAGTTTGACACCCTAGGcaacagaggaggaggaggctgcttAGCTAACTAAGAGAGTGAGTGATATGCTAGCtgagtaagtgtgaatgaactcaGTGCATGAGGATTAAGTGAATGGGGAGATGAACACTAGTCAGAAGAGCGTATTTTTCATGGGCAGAAATGACATTTGTCTAACTTTTATCATCTTTTCTATGACCAAATTTCTTATGGAAAGTCGGTGGCAGTTAGGTGACTATGTTGAATCATTTCATAAATGATCCTGCTGTCAATTTGCTCACAGTGTGGTCATTAGCCTGTTAATTAACATAGCCAACCTGAACCTGCATTTTCAGCCTACTCTACTGTCAGTCTATGGTAGTCAGTCAGGTCCACTCCAGCAAAGCTTGTATTTCTGAGGCAAGCAAAACAGCTTGTAGAAGTACAATCTGGGAAGTAGTGTTAACATAAGTGtaaagaaaatacaatacagATACATAAAATATTGTTGTTTGTTGCTGAATGACCATTTCCAGATTATTGCAAATGTATCATGCATCCATACTGGTGAACAGAATTGAATACTTAAGGTGATCCTTATGGGTGGAGACCATATCTGGTGTACTTGCTCACTGTAGGAAATTGCTGTGATATGGAGTGAGGCAGTGGATGTATTTAAAAGGATATTGAGAGAGATTGTCAGCTTTCTTAACAGATGATCTATGTGATGTGTCCAAGGACTGGAAATATGTATCTGTTTTCATTTGACTTATTTAATGGGTACCATTTTGTGGGAGTTTTTTGcttagggtatttttttttctttccttttttagttTTCTGAGCAACTGGTggttttaaaaaggctttttaaagtgGTTGTTCTCCTTTTGTGTAGGAATGTTCTGTGTGGGCACAGAGAGCAGGATAAACTACTTCATTCTCATGTGGTCTCACTGCAAAGACAAATCCTGAGGTACAAACACTGGGAATTGACTCAATCGTGGCCATTATCCAGCTGTCATAGTCTAAGAGCAGTGTGCCCTCTCCTGTGCCCTTATGTTTGGAATTCAGAGCTGAAAAGATCATAGGCTTCTTGTAGCCAGAACATCTTACTAACAGGTGGGCTTTCTGTCGTCAGTTTGATAATGTAGTTTTATTCCAGAGAGAGTCTCTTTCTTCTGGAAATTAAAGACCCCATTGATTTATTATTGTGTTCATACGCTCTCTGTTCTAGACCTAAATGAAATGTTAAACTCCCTTTAAATTGCTTACAAATGACAAGAAGTGTTTTTCCTTGCTTTCTCTGCAATCATCTCTAGTGCTTTTAATttgtctccttcctttcttcctcttcacccTACTGTGATCCTTTGTAGCTGTGCTGCCCATGGTTATAACCCTCTTTGAGAAGGAACTGTTTCCACAAAGAAAAGGTTTCAAGCTCTTTAAGTGGAACATGAAAATAGCAAATCAAATCCTTCAGTGCACTGGGCATGAAAATGCTGTTCTAGGTCTGTCAAGTGGCATAGCCATGTTGGGTTTTTAactgtcatttttaatttttaaagcaaaattggGATGATTGAATCTCCGCTGAACCTGTATTTTCACCCTTCTTTCAGCAAAGGAGAAAAGTAGTACCAAAAAAAGGTGATGGGAGAGGCTTTGGACCCAGAGAGTCTAATCCATGactaaatcaaaatgttttagtTGCTTTTAGTGTTAAAATATTACTTGAAATGCAAGCTTAAACTGTGCTTGTTTTTCCTCGATACAGAGCTCTTTTATTCTCTATGTGCATGGCTGTACAGCGAACTTAAATGTGTGACTACATAAGGAAGGGTGACTTCTTAACCATTATGTATCAGATCACTGCTGGAAGCAAAGTAAATGAATATCCTGCCTGTGTCTGGCACGTCTTAGGTTTCTATCTCACTTTCCCTGCACAAAAAATAAGAGGAATGAAGGCCTTTCTCTTTATCTCACGCAGTAATAATGCACCTCAGCAAAGATTTGAATGGACCACAGCATTATTAGGATTGTAATGTCTTCCCTTTTCAAGTAGGATGAAACTAAATGTAATCATCGGTTGGGTTAGATGAACACAATGGGTTCTCAGCCATAGGCTTTCATCACAGCAGTGATCCTGTATGACTTAGCCTGGCAGGGCTCTGGAACTGCAAAAATTTTGTAGGTGTTACATGTTTGGCACTCAGAACCTGACCACTGAGAGTAGTTGTCATACTTGTGTCTCCCTGCTTTCCAGTCTTTCAGCTTTAGAATACTGTCACCATTTTCAGTGTGTGATGTTTAGAGGAGGCTGATGAAAAGCTGCTTGGCTAAGTTCAGTTTCAGTTATGCAGGCTTCAGCAGTAGCCTGCTCAAATACCGCTGTGTGCATTCTGGGAGGATCATGGTGCAGTCTAGCAGGATGTTTGCTCAGCTACAGAGCTGGGCTTTTATGGTGTTGGTATTTTCTAGGAGCAAACTGACAGTGTGGTGTGGCTGCTGCCTTCACTGTGACTATTTTTTCAAGttcatttctgaaacagaaaaccaGGCTTTGAAACTATGCATCTCAACTTCACAGCATATGGAGCAGACACTGCAGCCATGCTTCCTGTGCTCTGGACAACTGCTTTTTGTAGTTTTTCAGTCACAACGTCCTATATACTATAGCCCCTTTGTTTTCCTATCCTTAATGCTCTGTTACAGGCTGTCCTACCAAAGAAACGATGACGATGAGGAAGAAGCTGCCAGAGAGCGTCGCCGACGGGCTCGACAGGAGAGGCTGCGGCAAAAGGAAGAAGGAGATCTATCAGGAGAAGTAATGGAGAAATCAGAAGTTAATGCCCAGAACTGGTAAATGTCTGATGTTGTTTCCTGACAAGACAACAGTAATTTTTGTTCAAGAGTAGAGAAGTATCTTGAAGAGGCCTGGTATACTATTTAAGTTTTAAACACCAGTTTTGGCCATCCTTGCTCTGAAAAAGGCCTAACACTGTGAGGAACACCACTGGCTGTGTCTACACAGTGGAGTGGCAGCATCACTGAAGCTGTGTTTGAGCTCATGACCCCTTCCCAGGGTGTCCTCAAGGTTCTCTATAGGGTAACTCAGCAGGGTCTCATGGAGGGAAATACCTCTGTTGCATCTTGGTGTCAGGTTGCCACAGACATGACTGTGTCTGGCCTCATAAACCTCCACATCTTTTGTTCTGCTTATAGGGGCCATGGTGTCAAGGGGCCAAGGTACATGGGATTGGTGGGCACCCAGTCCTCAAGTTGCAGCTGAAACTGCCTGCAAGGCGCTGGGTGTGAGCACTAGCCCTCAGCTGTCATCTGGCATTGTCAGGGTCATACAGCtataaacaacagaaaacttAGGGAGTGAGACACCACTTGTCACAAATTGAGTGGCAGAGCTGGCCTTCCAGTCTGTCCATTGTTTATTTAGTTTCATATAGTCACAAATAATATATCCAGATTCCAGTAGCCATAAACAAAATTGATAGAAGAGACCAGAAATAAACATTATGGTATCAAGCTAATAGATACTGAGCACAAGTAGCATTCTATTAAAGACAGGGAGAATGGATATAGACAGGAAACGAGCAACATTTCTGATTTCACAatagagggggggggaaaaaagctagaAAGAGGGAAGAAACCTGTACACAGGAGAAGTAAACAGATGGATTTTGAAGGAGACAAAAAACCTCCAGGGACTGAGGGTGAGATCCAGTCCTGATACCTACAGGTGCTGAATAGCATGTCTTAAATATGGTGCTGTGCTCACTCCATTTTCTAACAGATTATTGATCCTATACAGACAATCACAACCTCACTGAACCCTTAATTGCAAGGCTATCCCCTTATCGACTGTATCTGTGGATGTTATGCTGAACAGGAGTAGCCTCTGGTTGCTAGAGAAGTTCACTGAAGTCACAAACTATCTTGCTTGTCTAGCATCTTCAGAAATTTTGCCTGGTGGGCAGACCATGCAGAAGACATGTATGCGTCAGGCTGAGCTGAAGGGGGCCTTAAAGCAAACTAAGTCTTCCAAGTATTCTGCTGCATTCCTGGAAGGGAACCCTTCCAGGCTCTGACATTGTAAAACACCGAATTCCTATACATCTAGAACTGCTAAAATTAATCCCTGGAACCATTTTGTTAAATTTTGAAGTATGCAACCTGTTGTGTTTTCAAACCATGGAATGATGTTACAGCaagttttttttctagaaacagcTAAGTGTGTACattgttagaattttttttttttaatgcaaaattgtCACTTTTATGTAGTGTGGCAGAAGAGGAGACCAAGCGTACTACAACCACAGGGGGAACAGATGACGAAGCTGCATTGTTGGAGAGACTGGCAAGACGGGAGGAGAGACGCCAAAAACGTCTACAGGAAGCCCTGGAACGTCAGAAGGAATTTGACCCCACAATCACAGATGGGAGCTTGTCACTGCCCAGCAGGAAGGAAGTAAACAATATGGAAGAAAATGAGACCACGGGCaaagaggaaaaggctgaaacacGCCGAGGACGCTATGAGATTGAGGAAACGGAAATGGTTACCAAATCATACCAAAGGAACAACTGGAGGcaagagggggaagaggaggaaaaaaaagaggaaaaagacaagGAGGAGGTACAGGAAGAGAAACCAAAGGAGGTCCCCATAGAGGAAAATCAGGTAGATGTGACAGCAGAAAAATCCACACGTAAAGAAGAGGTAGTAGAAACAAAAAATATAGCTATAAATGCAGAGGAACACAAAGCAGAGAATTATACAAATGCTGTGCTGGAAGGGGAGCAGAGTATATCTGATGCTGTAAATGAAGAGAAGTTTagggatgaggaaaaggctcaggaaaaaaggaaggaagcagAAGAAGGGGAGAAACTTGAGGCAGAAGAAAGGGAGAGgttaaaagcagaggaagaaaagaaggcaactgaggagaaacagaaagcagaggaagagaagagggcagctgaggaaagagagagggctaaagcagaagaggagaagagggcaGCTGAGGAAAGAGCAAGGGCTaaagcagaagaggagaagagggcaGCTGAGGAAAGAGCAAGGGCTaaagcagaagaggagaagagggcaGCTGAGGAAAGAGCAAGGGCTaaagcagaagaggagaagagggcaGCTGAGGAAAGAGCAAGGGctaaagcagaagaggaaaagaggGCAGCTGAAGAAAAGGCTAAGTTAGAAgcagagaaattaaaggaaaaacaaaagatggaagaaaagaaaatagaagataaacaggtaaaagagaagaaagtacaAGAGGAAAAACCTCAAGCAGCTTTCCTAAGAAAACAGGTACAGTAAACATTTTGCACCAAAATAAGACACCTGTGGTTTGTGAGAAAtgtaatgcaagaaaaaaaaaaaattggaatttcCTCACAGATCTATTCCTACATTGAAATGACTAATACTCAtgctctctcttgctctctcttgctctctctctctcttttaaaaataaagctccTTCCTTCTGCTTACCTATAATGCAGTACACAACATGCCTGACCTCACACCATCATACAAAGAAAACCTTGCATGTTCAGACCTCTGCATGTTTTTTTGGCTGTCTTTTTTCTCAGCTGCTATGAACTGGCCTAATGCAGTAACACATGAGGTGGAGGCAGACACATCTTGGCACAAAGTATTACGAGCACCTTGTAAACTGTGTGAGGAATGTGTGTGTTAAATGCAATCACAGGAGAGGGCTCTCTGCTGGGACATGTGAGCATGATGCCATGCAAGGGAGAAAGGCCCAGATGGGGGAATGGGAGCATTTGGACAGGGTGGAGGGAGCACCACTGCACATGGAGATGTGGGCACAGCAGCATATGATGGAGATGTGGCTGCACACAGGATTGGTACATGAACACAGTGTGGAGAAAGAAAAGTGCAAACAGATGCGatgttttcatattaaaaaaagttattgaaaacccaaaaacaaagggggaagaaaaagaggttaaAGTGGAAGCTAAGAAGGAAAAGTTACCAGATGAGAAGCTCCGACCTATCTCCAAAAAAGATCAGGTAACTTGTAAACCATTGATTTAGATGTTGTAGAGAAACTTgagttaagaaaataaataagggaCCTATAACAGAAAGTTACTTTGTTCAGCAAAGTACTTAAGCATGTATTTCACTTCAGGAATGTGGGTAATCCTGCTGAAATAAATAGGGATGAAGCTACTTATGTGCTTAAAATGAAGTAAATGCTTAAGTATTTTGTTCTTTTGGGGCTTTAGAACCAAGTCCTGTTTGTCTTAGAACAAATATTTCAGGAGGCTCAGTTCGGTCAATAATGCAAGGATGGTTTGCACCCTAGGGATGAGTTTTTCAGGACTGTCTCAACTAATCATCCTTCCCTGATTTTCTCCCACTTTACTGTGAATTTTTTCCCTATGACTGAGACCTACtcttacaataataataataataacaattatGATAATCTGGGCCCTTTGGCTACCTGACTGCCCTAACTAATGATTTTCCCCCAAACTGCAATGCCCCATGATATAAACTGTGCATACCAAgattcttcttttgttttaaagagaaaatctACAAAATTTACTGCATTGCATTTCCACTGTAAACACAGGAGCTGGTGCCATGGTGTTTTACTGTATGGTAAGTAAATAAGATTTGGGGACCATTTGCTCTTCAGGTTACAGCTGTACACAGGGAGCCATGTTCAGTGTTGTGTAGCAACCGTGCTTTTGGTTCAGTGCAGCAGGTATCAAAATACCCCTTGGTTCTAATTGAACATCGAGACTGGTCAGGGCCTTGGGGGTTTGGACCTGTTGGGGTTCAGCCAGGTCTGTGTGGTTTAAAGGGAGCCACAGCACAGAGATCTAGTAACAAGCAGCTTGCTGCCTGTCCAGCTGCTTGGGAGCATTGAGAGTTGTAGAGGGTCTGGTCCAGGGTCCTTAGTTGTTGGATTAATTTGGAACATGCTGTAGATGCTTAGCTCACCTTCAGAGAGTGATGAAGGCAAATCATGTCACAAGGTTTTATGTCCAGTTGCCTGGCTTGATCATCCAAGGTATCATATTTTGAGTAAGGTACGTGTGAGATTGAAAAGGTAAATGAAGTGATGAAGATAGTTAAAAGGAAGGTTCCTAATGAGCAGGGAGAGAGATTGGCAAGACTAGAACAAGTTACTCTAGAAAGGGGAAGAGTTAAATGAGACCTAATGGAAATGCTTCAGAATAGTGCACTAGAAAAACAGAACAATCACTCTAAATTAATCTGATtgcaaaagcagaagaaagacctGTGTGAAAAATAAGGGATGGATTATATTAAGAGTTCTTCATAAGACAGAACTGGCTTGTAACATTCACCATTGCACACAGTCTTTGAATATTACAAGTAAATATATAAAGGAAGCTGCAGCTGACCACAAATACTGATTGGGGGGTCAGGACTTGAGACACAGTCATCCTGCTTGTGTTTATGTGGAGCTCAGTCAACTGTCTCTGGAGCTCTCATCATGCTTTTAAATTGTAGCCACAGGGCTAGATTATTCCAGGAAATCGGTAAGACTTTTAAAAGTGACTTGTGATTTTAGTGCTTCCGGTTTTGGATGCTCAAGCTGAGACAATTTTAGATAGTCCCACTTTTAGTGCAATGCTGAATACCCATCCACTGAAAGCTTAATCTTCTGGATGTTTGTCAAGCTAAGCATTCAAAGTGTTTTGCTCACTTTTGAAGATCTCAGTTGTTGTTTCTTGATTTGTGAAGAGAAATTGAGAATCTCAGACTCCAAACCAAGTCAAGATCAGGATCTCTGCTCCTCACCACACTTCAGGGACATACAAATTAAATGAGGCCTATTTCTGAACCATATATGCAGTTAAGAGGATGGCAGTATATCATGAACAAGATCCTGGAAGAATATGTATCTACATAATCAGATTTTGCTTCTGCAGTTGTTCAACTCAAGCATGTGTCCTTTCTTAATGTGACCAGAATCTGGCCCACAGAGTTCAGGTTTTGATCAAATTAGCAAGCACAATCTTGTCTTCTTTCCTGTACTGCCCAACAATTTTTGGTTCTCAAAAGTGGCCTGGAAAGTTCATAAGAACAATCTTTCTCATGATGTGAGACTCCTGGTATTTCCTGCTTCCAGTTTGGCTAGACGTGCTGCAACAGTTGCTTTTCTCATGGTATTTGGGTATGGCAGTTGGCTCTAAATGGAAGCCCTAGAGCCAGATACCCACAGTTTTTAAGTTACCAAGTAATTGAGCCTAAATAAGGAATCAAATTTGCCAAATGGCCCTAGCTTCAGTAACTGATTCACTGTGGTCTGAAGGTGTTCAAACTGGATTTAGAAATCTCAGCTCTTGAGTATTAGGATAACAC from Athene noctua chromosome 3, bAthNoc1.hap1.1, whole genome shotgun sequence encodes the following:
- the CALD1 gene encoding caldesmon isoform X3, with the translated sequence MISRSYCRQNLSSLSKLSYQRNDDDEEEAARERRRRARQERLRQKEEGDLSGEVMEKSEVNAQNCVAEEETKRTTTTGGTDDEAALLERLARREERRQKRLQEALERQKEFDPTITDGSLSLPSRKEVNNMEENETTGKEEKAETRRGRYEIEETEMVTKSYQRNNWRQEGEEEEKKEEKDKEEVQEEKPKEVPIEENQVDVTAEKSTRKEEVVETKNIAINAEEHKAENYTNAVLEGEQSISDAVNEEKFRDEEKAQEKRKEAEEGEKLEAEERERLKAEEEKKATEEKQKAEEEKRAAEERERAKAEEEKRAAEERARAKAEEEKRAAEERARAKAEEEKRAAEERARAKAEEEKRAAEERARAKAEEEKRAAEEKAKLEAEKLKEKQKMEEKKIEDKQVKEKKVQEEKPQAAFLRKQGEEKEVKVEAKKEKLPDEKLRPISKKDQVKDDKDKGKAPKEEMKSVWDRKKGVPEQKAQNGERELSASKLKSTENAFGRSSLKGTASAEEAKPGSLVEAGKRLEDQRHRRGENEEFEKLKEKQQEAAAELDELKKRREERRKILEEEEQKKKQEEAERKAREEEEKRRMKEEIERRRAEAAEKRQKMPEDGVSEDKKPFKCFSPKGSSLKIEERAEFLNKSAQKSGMKPTHTTAVVSKIDSRLEQYTSAIEGTKAARPTKPAASDLPVPAEGVRNIKSMWEKGNVFSSPSGTGTPNKETAGLKVGVSSRINEWLTKTPDSNKSPAPKPSDLKPGDVSSKRNLWEKQSVEKPATSSKVSAMGKKTETNAGLRQFEKEP
- the CALD1 gene encoding caldesmon isoform X1 → MDDFERRRELRRQKREEMRLEAERLSYQRNDDDEEEAARERRRRARQERLRQKEEGDLSGEVMEKSEVNAQNCVAEEETKRTTTTGGTDDEAALLERLARREERRQKRLQEALERQKEFDPTITDGSLSLPSRKEVNNMEENETTGKEEKAETRRGRYEIEETEMVTKSYQRNNWRQEGEEEEKKEEKDKEEVQEEKPKEVPIEENQVDVTAEKSTRKEEVVETKNIAINAEEHKAENYTNAVLEGEQSISDAVNEEKFRDEEKAQEKRKEAEEGEKLEAEERERLKAEEEKKATEEKQKAEEEKRAAEERERAKAEEEKRAAEERARAKAEEEKRAAEERARAKAEEEKRAAEERARAKAEEEKRAAEERARAKAEEEKRAAEEKAKLEAEKLKEKQKMEEKKIEDKQVKEKKVQEEKPQAAFLRKQGEEKEVKVEAKKEKLPDEKLRPISKKDQVKDDKDKGKAPKEEMKSVWDRKKGVPEQKAQNGERELSASKLKSTENAFGRSSLKGTASAEEAKPGSLVEAGKRLEDQRHRRGENEEFEKLKEKQQEAAAELDELKKRREERRKILEEEEQKKKQEEAERKAREEEEKRRMKEEIERRRAEAAEKRQKMPEDGVSEDKKPFKCFSPKGSSLKIEERAEFLNKSAQKSGMKPTHTTAVVSKIDSRLEQYTSAIEGTKAARPTKPAASDLPVPAEGVRNIKSMWEKGNVFSSPSGTGTPNKETAGLKVGVSSRINEWLTKTPDSNKSPAPKPSDLKPGDVSSKRNLWEKQSVEKPATSSKVSAMGKKTETNAGLRQFEKEP
- the CALD1 gene encoding caldesmon isoform X2 is translated as MDDFERRRELRRQKREEMRLEAERLSYQRNDDDEEEAARERRRRARQERLRQKEEGDLSGEVMEKSEVNAQNCVAEEETKRTTTTGGTDDEAALLERLARREERRQKRLQEALERQKEFDPTITDGSLSLPSRKEVNNMEENETTGKEEKAETRRGRYEIEETEMVTKSYQRNNWRQEGEEEEKKEEKDKEEVQEEKPKEVPIEENQVDVTAEKSTRKEEVVETKNIAINAEEHKAENYTNAVLEGEQSISDAVNEEKFRDEEKAQEKRKEAEEGEKLEAEERERLKAEEEKKATEEKQKAEEEKRAAEERERAKAEEEKRAAEERARAKAEEEKRAAEERARAKAEEEKRAAEERARAKAEEEKRAAEERARAKAEEEKRAAEEKAKLEAEKLKEKQKMEEKKIEDKQVKEKKVQEEKPQAAFLRKQGEEKEVKVEAKKEKLPDEKLRPISKKDQVKDDKDKGKAPKEEMKSVWDRKKGVPEQKAQNGERELSASKLKSTENAFGRSSLKGTASAEEAKPGSLVEAGKRLEDQRHRRGENEEFEKLKEKQQEAAAELDELKKRREERRKILEEEEQKKKQEEAERKAREEEEKRRMKEEIERRRAEAAEKRQKMPEDGVSEDKKPFKCFSPKGSSLKIEERAEFLNKSAQKSGMKPTHTTAVVSKIDSRLEQYTSAIEGTKAARPTKPAASDLPVPAEGVRNIKSMWEKGNVFSSPSGTGTPNKETAGLKVGVSSRINEWLTKTPDSNKSPAPKPSDLKPGDVSSKRNLWEKQSVEKPATSSKVSAMGKKTETNGLRQFEKEP
- the CALD1 gene encoding caldesmon isoform X4, which translates into the protein MDDFERRRELRRQKREEMRLEAERLSYQRNDDDEEEAARERRRRARQERLRQKEEGDLSGEVMEKSEVNAQNCVAEEETKRTTTTGGTDDEAALLERLARREERRQKRLQEALERQKEFDPTITDGSLSLPSRKEVNNMEENETTGKEEKAETRRGRYEIEETEMVTKSYQRNNWRQEGEEEEKKEEKDKEEVQEEKPKEVPIEENQVDVTAEKSTRKEEVVETKNIAINAEEHKAENYTNAVLEGEQSISDAVNEEKFRDEEKAQEKRKEAEEGEKLEAEERERLKAEEEKKATEEKQKAEEEKRAAEERERAKAEEEKRAAEERARAKAEEEKRAAEERARAKAEEEKRAAEERARAKAEEEKRAAEERARAKAEEEKRAAEEKAKLEAEKLKEKQKMEEKKIEDKQVKEKKVQEEKPQAAFLRKQVKDDKDKGKAPKEEMKSVWDRKKGVPEQKAQNGERELSASKLKSTENAFGRSSLKGTASAEEAKPGSLVEAGKRLEDQRHRRGENEEFEKLKEKQQEAAAELDELKKRREERRKILEEEEQKKKQEEAERKAREEEEKRRMKEEIERRRAEAAEKRQKMPEDGVSEDKKPFKCFSPKGSSLKIEERAEFLNKSAQKSGMKPTHTTAVVSKIDSRLEQYTSAIEGTKAARPTKPAASDLPVPAEGVRNIKSMWEKGNVFSSPSGTGTPNKETAGLKVGVSSRINEWLTKTPDSNKSPAPKPSDLKPGDVSSKRNLWEKQSVEKPATSSKVSAMGKKTETNAGLRQFEKEP
- the CALD1 gene encoding caldesmon isoform X5, with amino-acid sequence MEKSEVNAQNCVAEEETKRTTTTGGTDDEAALLERLARREERRQKRLQEALERQKEFDPTITDGSLSLPSRKEVNNMEENETTGKEEKAETRRGRYEIEETEMVTKSYQRNNWRQEGEEEEKKEEKDKEEVQEEKPKEVPIEENQVDVTAEKSTRKEEVVETKNIAINAEEHKAENYTNAVLEGEQSISDAVNEEKFRDEEKAQEKRKEAEEGEKLEAEERERLKAEEEKKATEEKQKAEEEKRAAEERERAKAEEEKRAAEERARAKAEEEKRAAEERARAKAEEEKRAAEERARAKAEEEKRAAEERARAKAEEEKRAAEEKAKLEAEKLKEKQKMEEKKIEDKQVKEKKVQEEKPQAAFLRKQGEEKEVKVEAKKEKLPDEKLRPISKKDQVKDDKDKGKAPKEEMKSVWDRKKGVPEQKAQNGERELSASKLKSTENAFGRSSLKGTASAEEAKPGSLVEAGKRLEDQRHRRGENEEFEKLKEKQQEAAAELDELKKRREERRKILEEEEQKKKQEEAERKAREEEEKRRMKEEIERRRAEAAEKRQKMPEDGVSEDKKPFKCFSPKGSSLKIEERAEFLNKSAQKSGMKPTHTTAVVSKIDSRLEQYTSAIEGTKAARPTKPAASDLPVPAEGVRNIKSMWEKGNVFSSPSGTGTPNKETAGLKVGVSSRINEWLTKTPDSNKSPAPKPSDLKPGDVSSKRNLWEKQSVEKPATSSKVSAMGKKTETNAGLRQFEKEP